The following coding sequences are from one Humulus lupulus chromosome X, drHumLupu1.1, whole genome shotgun sequence window:
- the LOC133806375 gene encoding uncharacterized protein LOC133806375 yields MDIQTMSDDAQCRIFPATLSKTAQEWFFKFPPASIMSWEMFVKEFYRQFYVGRVHSTEANQLVKIRQKEGETLKGYVQRFMRAAARDKRVGDEGKMMALTIGVRCHSSLWNSLRMNGVKSTQEFLDRADTYIKLEEAIANEGKSPADDQGQKEDPSKFASGSGKPNGNGKNNGKNRGIRA; encoded by the coding sequence ATGGACATCCAAACGATGTCAGATGATGCTCAGTGTagaatctttccagccaccttGTCCAAGACTGCTcaagagtggttttttaaattccctccggCCAGCATAAtgtcttgggaaatgtttgtGAAGGAGTTTTATAGACAATTTTATGTTGGTCGAGTACATTCGACCGAGGCCAATCAACTTGtcaagatacgccagaaggagggagaaaccttGAAGGGGTATGTCCAACGTTTCATGCGAGCCGCTGCTAGGGATAAGAGGGTTggcgatgaaggaaagatgatggctcttactATTGGAGTACGATGCCATTCATCCCTCTGGAACAGTTTGAGGATGAATGGGGTtaagagcacccaagaatttctGGACAGAGCAGACacgtacatcaagctcgaggaggccattgctAACGAAGGGAAGTCACCTGCAGACGACCAGGGTCAGAAAGAAGATCCCAGCAAATTCGCTAGTGGGTCTGggaaaccaaatggcaacggaaaaaataatgggaaaaataGAGGAATAAGGGCATGA